The genomic region TACGCGGGCATCGTTACACTGGGGCTGAATGTACACGGCAATCTGCCGGACACCGCCTACGTGCATCCGAGCACGCTGGGGCGCGATTATATCGCCGAGGGGATCGATACTCCACAGACATATGTGTTCCGCGCGATTGTCGCGCACTGTCTGCGGGCGTTCGAGGTGCTGGCGCTCCAGCCGGAGGTCGATCCGGACCGCGTGATCGCCGGCGGTATGAGTCAGGGCGGGGGATTGGCGCTGATCGTGGCGGCCCTCCGGCGCGACGCGACGTGGCTCTGTCTCGCCGATATGCCGTGGCTCAGCGATCTCGACCGGGCGCTTTCTCTGATCGATCGGGAGCGGTACCAAAAGTTTCCGCAACTTTCCGTGCCGGACAAGCGTCTAATCATTGAGCAGTATGCGGAGGCTCACCCGGAACGGCGAGAAGAGGTCTTTCGAACTTATCGCTATTTCGATCCGCTCTCGCACGCGGGGAATATCGCCTGTCCGACGCAGATGAGCGCCGGCGGCCGTGATCCTTCGTGCCGGCCGCCGACGATCTATGCGGTTTACAATGAGATAACAGCGGAAAAGGAAATGATCTATCTTCCGACCACGGGCCATCAAATCGTGCCGGCCATGCATATGGCGCACGAGAACTGGGTAAATTCGCACTAACTACGAAACTCGGCATACGAACGAAGAAAAAGCAAGCACGCGAACAGCGGGATGAGGAGGACAAAGTCTCTGGAACAGAATAACAGCGCGCTGCAAAACGACGATATCCTGTCGGCGGTGGACAAAATCATTGGGAAGTATGGGCGAAGCGGCTCCGGACGCGCATCGGCGCTCCGTTTGATCGGGGCCTACGTCATTATCGAAACGGAAGGCATCTCTGGATTGCGCAAGCGCGGCTTTAGCCGCGGAAGCATTCAGCTTTATTTGGAAAAACTGCACGACGTCGATGTCCGTGTTCCTTAACGCCGGGATTAAAACAGGGCGAAAAATGGGAATGTCCTTTTCAGAGAAGCTGGAAAGGACATTCCCATGACGGATCAACAAATTGGAACGGTGGACCCGGAGAACGCCTTTGTGCAGACGACCGCCGGCGCATCGGTGACTGGGCAATCGGTCGTGACGGATCACGGCGTCGATAAGGAAGTGGTTTCGCTGCATCCCGTGGCGGGAGCGAGCAGTGAGGCTCCGGCCTCCAGCGGAATTCCGAGCGCTCGAAATCAGCAAAGCGCCTCGCATGACTCCACGGCGGCGCAGAATACTCCCCGCATGTCGGATCGCTTGCAATCCGTCAGCGACGGTTCTCAGCCATAATCGAAGATTTTCGACCAGAAAAGTGGTTGACGTGGAGTGGGATCGGTGTTATACTGAATTCACTCCACCGGACACTCTCCGGTTGCGCCACGGGCTGTATGAATTTACAACCTCGCGCAAACAAGAAGCCGTCCCATCCGGACTAAAGACCCGGCTGGCGCGGCTTTTTTATGCGCCCCGAACCACTCCCCACGCAGAAACCCATCTCAACTCGACGACTTGACAGCAGCAAGATCTGGAAAGATCGTGACGCGCAAATGCGTGGATCCATAGGGAATGAGCGTTAAGGTCTCCCGTAAATCGGCCACTTTGCTCGCGCCGAATTCAGGCAGCGGCGGGGTGAACTTCTGGTCGGGATCGTCGGGATTGACCTGGAGCACCCAGTCCTCGATCTTTTTCGCGGAGACGATCAGCCGGGTGGGCGGATTGCTCCAGGGATCCGAGGAGACGGCGCGCCGCTCGAACTGAACGGAATCTTTGAGCTTCGCCGCGTCCAGAACGATCCCGTAATTCCAGGCGCTTGTGGGCGTGGCGTTCCAGCTAGGATATTTGGAGGTCGTATACCGTTCCTCGACGACCGGAGTCCAATTCGCCTCGATCGGCAGGGAATAAACGAGCGGGCCGTGCTCCAGGCCGACGCCGTTCTGGGGCCAACGCGAGATGGCTGTCTTCATGGGCAGAGTCAGCGTGATCCTGTCTCCAGGCTGGAACGTCCGGCGGAGTGTGACGAAGCCATCCCTGATGGACAGCTTGCCGATCGGCTTGCCGTTTCGTGTGAGGTGCGGATCATCACACCACTCGGGAATACGCAGGGACAGCGCGAAGGAAACCGCGCGCTTCAGGCCAATCGTGAAGTGGATCTGTTCTTCAAAGGGATATTCCGTCGTCTGGGTAATTTCGATGGGCTCGTTTTTGGAGCCGACTGTCGTAGTGAGCTTCGATGGGCCGTACAGCGTCGCCGCCAGCCCGCCATCGGGCTGTTTCATCCACATCCGCATGACGTAGTTGGGCAATAGTCGATGAACATTTCCGCCGCAGCAGGCGGTGTGCTGGCCGGGGTTGGGCTGGTACGCCATCATCCGGCCGCCGTGCGCCATGACGTTATGGTCGGAGTTGAGCGTGGCGAGGAACTGGTTGGGACAGGAAAAATATTGTAAGGCTTTCCAGTCGTTTTTGATCGCGCCCGGCCCGGCGTTGAAGCAGGCGCGCTCGATGCGGTCGCCCCACACGCCGCTCCCGGTCGCGGTCAGGAGGTATCCCCACGACCAGGTGTGATCGGAGATGTCGCAGGTTTCATGGGAGTCGAGCGATGTCTTCGTGCGGTACCATTCCGAGGTCGAAGGAATGCCGTCGATCAGCATGTGGTGGTCGAAGACCCGGCGCTGCGCCGCCAGAGCGAATTTCAGATACTCGGCCTTGCCGGTGTGGGCGTACAGGATTGCCGGCTGCTTGGCCGTCTCCATATAGGTGACGCCATGGGCGTCGATCGGCGCCGCTGAGAATACCCGCAGCTCCGAGAGGTCTCCGTGTTCCGCGTCGTGGGCGACCGTTAGATATTCCCGCCAGGAATTTTCGGCAAGCGCCAGCAGCCGCGGATCGCCGGTCCGCTCGTAGCACCAGAGCATCGTCTCGATATTGACGACGTTGCGGGTGGGTTTTCCGTAAGCGGCCTTGTCGGAGAGATAGTGCTTGCGCATCGCCTCCGCGATCTCCGTCTCGCCCGTGGCGTCCGAGGCCGCCGCCAGACTTCGGAAGAAGAGCGCATGCGGCCAGCGATGGAAGTCGCCTGTGGGCTCCTCAAAGAACTTCGGCCCAAGATACCCGTCCGCGCTGGCGTGGGTCAGCGCGTAGTCAATTGCCTCTCGCACCTGCCGCATCAGCGCTTTATCGTTCAGCACGATGGCGAGGCGTGTCGCGCCGTCGATCCAGTAGGACATTTGCTCCCACGGCCACCACGATTCGCCCTGCTCCTCGCCCTTCCAATACGTTCCCGTAAACGGCCACGAGATTTGCGGCAGCTTGGACCCAAGGTGCTCCGCCTGCTTCTCCATGTTGGTCCGCAGCCATCCACTCGGCTCGATCGCTCCGGCGGGAAGATCCTGAAACACCGCATAAGATCGCGTCTTCAGCGGCGGTGGGACCGCCGCTCGGCTTCCAAGCTCCGCAGACAGAAGCATCCCCGAGCTAATCATGGCGAACTGGATAAACTGACGCCGGGTCATTTCGAATTTGGTCGTACTCATGATGGAGCCTTTAACATTGTTTTCGTGCGCGTAACTTTACAGAGCCGGCTTCAAGCCTTCCCACCGTACGTCCCATTGTCCATCGAGTGGGAAGCCCGGACTACGATGCGCTGGAGCGCCGCCCCATCCAGCCGCCATCATTGCGACGGCGTACAGCAGGCCGCCGTTGGCGGGGAAATAGGGGTATGGCCCTCCGGTACAGTATCCGCCGTCGTCAAACTGAAAGCCGCTCGATGGATGCAGCAAAAAATCAACGGCTTGGGATGGCTTGCCCACGCGGGCGGCGGCCATCGCGAGCATGGGGAAGTCCCAGCCCCAGGTGCGTTCGAGATTCCAGGTTTGGGAGACGCGGTCCAGTGTCTTCATCGCCGTTGGGACATCCACGCCGTCGCCGGGCAGCATGCCGTAGACGCCGATCAGGGCCGGGTGTTCGAAATTGTACTTCGTCCACATGTATTTGACGCCTTCGTGGAGGATGTAGACCCCATCCTCCACGGGCAGCGGCGCGAGGTTATTCCGAACCCTTTCCCACTCCGGATCGGGCGGAAGCCCGAGGCGTCGGCGCCAGGTCTGCGCGATCCGCAGGCCGAATCGCCAGTAGGACAATTCATAGGTCGGGTTCTGCGTGACTGCCGGCTCGGTGTTCTCCGAGACAATATAGATCGGCGGCCCTAGGTCATAGCGTTTCGTCTTCTCGTCCCAGAACGCGAACGAGCTGAGAAACTCCGCCGTATTGAACACGATCTCACGCCATTTCTCCAGCGTCGCCCTGGTCGGGTGCGCCTGGTAATCCAATTCGGCGAAAAACATCGGGTGCGGCTGCTGCCAGATCAGCATGGCGTTGCAGGGATGGACGGACTCCTGTCCCTCCGCCGTGGTCATCTTCGGCCAGCGCGCGCCGCGCACTCCCTGGGATTTGGCGCGGGCCTGCGACGAGTGGAGGAAGCGTTTGTAGATCCCCTGGCTGCGGTCAAGGATTCGCCACCGGTCCCAAAGGGCGTAGTGGGCGGCGTGCCACCAGTACATCTCCATATGGAACTTGCCATGCCAGCCGTCATTGACCAGGCCGCTTTCCTGCTGCGGCAGATCGCCCGCTTCATTGACCGCCATCAAATACTGCGACAGCACGATCCGGCGCTCCAGCTCTTTCCAGCGTGGATCTTTGCTGTGGGAAAGATCGATCGCGCCCCCGGAGTTCCAAAAGGCGGGCCAATGCTGTTGGGAGGCGGCAAATGTCGCCTGCGCCGTCGGCGGAGCTTGCGGCGAGGCGCTGGGCGTGAAGGAGCAGGTGAACTCCATTGTGTCGCCCGTGGCCGTCAGGGTAAAGCGATGGCGGCTGGGGCGCGACGGGATGCTCAGCGTCCCGTTTTCGCCGACCTCGGTCTGCTGCGTTTGTCCGTCCAGAGTATACGTCACATGCAGGACTTTCGGCTGGCGGAGCGCCGGGTCGCCGCCCATTGTTTCGTTCGTGACATCCATCGCCAATTGATTGTCGTGGATCGCGTTTTGGAGCAGCAACGTGACATCGGCCACATGCTCGCCCGCCCCGTACTCCGCCTTTGTAATCGTCAGCGCCTGAGCGGTCTTCGGCTCGGCGGGTGGGTGGAAGGTCATCGTCGGCCCCCAGCACAGCGCGGCGTGATGCTCGGAATCGTCCTGGCGGTGTACGAGATCGGCGCGCTGCGCGCTCTGGCGGACGATCTGTGACTGATGCTGGGCGTCGCCATCCCATGCGCCGACATAGTCCGCGAACTCGCGCCCGTCGTCGCGCGGGAAGTGCAGAAAGGCGGCCAGCCGACCGGCGGCAATCAGCGGCGAATGAACGCGGACGGCGATCGTATCGTGATTGGGATGGCAGGAGGTTTCGACGCGGACCGGCTGGCCCTCCCATTGAAACCGGCTGTCCAGTGTTCCGGTCCAGAGATCGAGATCCTGGACGCAGTTGGTGAGATCGCTCGCCGATGCTTCCGATC from Capsulimonas corticalis harbors:
- a CDS encoding acetylxylan esterase; the encoded protein is MTELEQTRSVVQRPEDFDEFWRATMAELDRTPIAWKRTPSNLTAEGYTVETLEFASLGGVAVYGWIAVPEDAERLSAPGFLWLPGYSHGNPPPGPESLYAGIVTLGLNVHGNLPDTAYVHPSTLGRDYIAEGIDTPQTYVFRAIVAHCLRAFEVLALQPEVDPDRVIAGGMSQGGGLALIVAALRRDATWLCLADMPWLSDLDRALSLIDRERYQKFPQLSVPDKRLIIEQYAEAHPERREEVFRTYRYFDPLSHAGNIACPTQMSAGGRDPSCRPPTIYAVYNEITAEKEMIYLPTTGHQIVPAMHMAHENWVNSH
- a CDS encoding beta-L-arabinofuranosidase domain-containing protein, which codes for MSTTKFEMTRRQFIQFAMISSGMLLSAELGSRAAVPPPLKTRSYAVFQDLPAGAIEPSGWLRTNMEKQAEHLGSKLPQISWPFTGTYWKGEEQGESWWPWEQMSYWIDGATRLAIVLNDKALMRQVREAIDYALTHASADGYLGPKFFEEPTGDFHRWPHALFFRSLAAASDATGETEIAEAMRKHYLSDKAAYGKPTRNVVNIETMLWCYERTGDPRLLALAENSWREYLTVAHDAEHGDLSELRVFSAAPIDAHGVTYMETAKQPAILYAHTGKAEYLKFALAAQRRVFDHHMLIDGIPSTSEWYRTKTSLDSHETCDISDHTWSWGYLLTATGSGVWGDRIERACFNAGPGAIKNDWKALQYFSCPNQFLATLNSDHNVMAHGGRMMAYQPNPGQHTACCGGNVHRLLPNYVMRMWMKQPDGGLAATLYGPSKLTTTVGSKNEPIEITQTTEYPFEEQIHFTIGLKRAVSFALSLRIPEWCDDPHLTRNGKPIGKLSIRDGFVTLRRTFQPGDRITLTLPMKTAISRWPQNGVGLEHGPLVYSLPIEANWTPVVEERYTTSKYPSWNATPTSAWNYGIVLDAAKLKDSVQFERRAVSSDPWSNPPTRLIVSAKKIEDWVLQVNPDDPDQKFTPPLPEFGASKVADLRETLTLIPYGSTHLRVTIFPDLAAVKSSS
- a CDS encoding DNAJC11 domain-containing protein; the protein is MLNRRSFLLLGLSAAVPYSSSFERNAPQTNLAPNAIDRRALITRHNVRRTQLSTRSPLQVGNGSFAFGADITGLQTFVGFNTMSDWGWHTQPLPPGQKPSDFRGTVWETHGRPTRYPSWSKEQPELGAWIYANPTRIHLGRIGLVLTKADGSEASASDLTNCVQDLDLWTGTLDSRFQWEGQPVRVETSCHPNHDTIAVRVHSPLIAAGRLAAFLHFPRDDGREFADYVGAWDGDAQHQSQIVRQSAQRADLVHRQDDSEHHAALCWGPTMTFHPPAEPKTAQALTITKAEYGAGEHVADVTLLLQNAIHDNQLAMDVTNETMGGDPALRQPKVLHVTYTLDGQTQQTEVGENGTLSIPSRPSRHRFTLTATGDTMEFTCSFTPSASPQAPPTAQATFAASQQHWPAFWNSGGAIDLSHSKDPRWKELERRIVLSQYLMAVNEAGDLPQQESGLVNDGWHGKFHMEMYWWHAAHYALWDRWRILDRSQGIYKRFLHSSQARAKSQGVRGARWPKMTTAEGQESVHPCNAMLIWQQPHPMFFAELDYQAHPTRATLEKWREIVFNTAEFLSSFAFWDEKTKRYDLGPPIYIVSENTEPAVTQNPTYELSYWRFGLRIAQTWRRRLGLPPDPEWERVRNNLAPLPVEDGVYILHEGVKYMWTKYNFEHPALIGVYGMLPGDGVDVPTAMKTLDRVSQTWNLERTWGWDFPMLAMAAARVGKPSQAVDFLLHPSSGFQFDDGGYCTGGPYPYFPANGGLLYAVAMMAAGWGGAPAHRSPGFPLDGQWDVRWEGLKPAL